One Fuerstiella marisgermanici DNA window includes the following coding sequences:
- a CDS encoding 6-phosphofructokinase yields the protein MSHEIKKVALLFSGGPAPAANAVISTCAISCINNGIDVVGIKHGYSSLIDYTADKPLVEGKDYISLHEVMLRRTRSKQGILIGTARTNPGKFVNAPEDLKDPEKIAPLKRTYEALCSLGVDALVSIGGDDTLKTANKFKLFQESLPEGSKKIPVVHVPKTIDNDYMGIDFTFGYFTAVETLGTEIRNLHADAEAGRAYFMVESMGRSAGWLAYGAAISGEASMVISVEDVTDEYLSPESTADRKVMDIDKLVAKMVRMMRYRQDKQGKEYGVIVVAEGLAEFLSDDVLKDVPRDDHGHISVAHVDLGKMFAKRVADEFERQTGSKKKVTGLQLGYESRCARPQAFDVMLGSQLGVGAYRALCEENHNGVMVSVSGQLDLHYVPFEKLVDPATLVTVVRFIEKDSDFHKLARFLETSIND from the coding sequence ATGTCACACGAAATCAAAAAAGTCGCCCTGCTGTTTTCAGGTGGACCAGCTCCTGCCGCCAACGCGGTCATTTCAACCTGTGCCATTTCCTGCATCAACAACGGCATCGACGTGGTTGGCATCAAGCACGGCTATTCAAGCCTGATTGACTACACCGCCGACAAGCCACTGGTGGAAGGCAAAGACTACATCAGCCTGCACGAAGTCATGCTGCGTCGCACACGCAGCAAGCAGGGAATCCTGATCGGTACCGCTCGAACCAACCCTGGCAAGTTCGTCAACGCTCCGGAAGACCTCAAAGATCCGGAGAAAATCGCGCCGCTGAAACGCACGTACGAAGCGCTTTGCTCGTTGGGCGTCGACGCGCTGGTTTCCATTGGCGGCGACGACACTCTGAAAACCGCCAACAAGTTCAAGCTGTTCCAGGAAAGTCTTCCGGAAGGCAGCAAGAAGATCCCAGTCGTTCACGTGCCGAAGACAATCGACAACGACTACATGGGCATCGACTTCACCTTCGGCTACTTCACCGCCGTCGAAACTCTGGGCACCGAAATTCGCAATCTGCACGCAGATGCGGAAGCGGGCCGAGCTTACTTCATGGTCGAAAGCATGGGCCGCAGTGCGGGTTGGCTGGCCTACGGAGCAGCAATTTCCGGCGAAGCCAGCATGGTGATCAGTGTCGAAGACGTCACCGACGAATACCTTTCGCCGGAATCCACAGCCGACCGCAAAGTCATGGATATCGACAAGCTGGTCGCGAAAATGGTCCGCATGATGCGTTATCGCCAGGACAAGCAAGGCAAAGAATATGGCGTGATCGTTGTCGCCGAAGGCCTCGCCGAATTCCTGTCTGACGATGTCCTCAAGGATGTGCCTCGCGACGACCACGGCCATATTTCCGTGGCTCACGTCGACCTTGGCAAGATGTTTGCCAAGCGAGTTGCCGACGAATTCGAACGTCAAACCGGCAGCAAGAAAAAGGTCACCGGCCTGCAACTCGGCTACGAATCTCGCTGTGCTCGGCCTCAAGCCTTCGACGTGATGCTCGGCAGCCAACTGGGCGTCGGTGCCTATCGTGCTCTTTGCGAAGAGAATCACAACGGCGTGATGGTTTCCGTTTCCGGCCAGTTAGACCTTCACTACGTGCCCTTCGAAAAGCTGGTCGACCCGGCCACACTGGTCACGGTCGTCCGCTTCATCGAGAAAGACAGCGACTTCCACAAACTCGCTCGCTTCCTCGAAACCAGCATCAACGATTGA
- the accC gene encoding acetyl-CoA carboxylase biotin carboxylase subunit, whose product MFQRILIANRGEIALRIIRACREMGIESVAVFSEADRGAHYLELANEAYCIGPAAASDSYLLINRLISVAEIGNVQAVHPGYGFLAENAHFAKVCRDCNIEFIGPPHEAMSQLGDKVSARAIAMAAKVPCVPGSDGLLTDVNEAVKVANEIGYPVLIKATAGGGGKGMRVAGNEVSLRAGLQAASAEAEKAFGNAGVYLEKFVERPRHVEVQVLADHHGNVVHLWERDCSMQRKHQKLIEESPAPNLPDEVRQDICNSAVRLVKESGYQNAGTVEFIVDKDYNFYFIEVNARIQVEHPVTEMVTGIDLIKQQILVASGAKLPFEQKDIPCNGSAIELRVNAEDPDNDFRGSPGKITKLRQPGGLGVRFDSHVHEGYTISPYYDSMIGKLIVHRQTRDDAIATMKRCLREFSVEGVKTTLPLAAKMFNNSDFVAGTVDTTFVERTW is encoded by the coding sequence ATGTTTCAACGCATTCTGATTGCCAATCGAGGCGAGATCGCTCTGCGAATTATTCGCGCCTGCCGCGAAATGGGCATCGAATCGGTGGCCGTGTTCAGCGAAGCCGACCGCGGTGCTCACTACCTTGAACTGGCCAACGAAGCCTATTGCATCGGTCCGGCGGCTGCCTCCGACAGCTATCTGCTGATTAATCGGCTGATTAGCGTGGCAGAAATCGGCAACGTGCAGGCTGTCCATCCTGGCTACGGGTTTCTGGCGGAGAATGCCCATTTCGCCAAAGTCTGCCGCGACTGTAATATCGAATTCATCGGCCCGCCTCACGAAGCCATGTCACAACTTGGCGACAAAGTGAGTGCTCGAGCGATCGCGATGGCGGCCAAGGTTCCCTGTGTGCCCGGCAGCGACGGGTTGCTGACCGACGTCAACGAAGCGGTCAAGGTCGCTAACGAGATTGGCTATCCCGTGCTGATCAAAGCCACGGCGGGCGGCGGCGGTAAAGGCATGCGAGTCGCCGGGAATGAAGTTTCCCTGCGTGCCGGTCTGCAGGCAGCGTCTGCAGAAGCTGAAAAAGCATTCGGCAATGCAGGCGTGTACCTGGAGAAATTCGTCGAACGTCCAAGACACGTCGAAGTGCAGGTGCTGGCCGACCATCACGGCAACGTTGTGCACCTGTGGGAACGCGACTGTTCGATGCAGCGGAAGCACCAAAAGCTGATCGAAGAAAGCCCTGCCCCGAATCTGCCCGACGAAGTGCGACAGGATATCTGCAATTCCGCCGTGCGACTGGTTAAGGAATCCGGCTACCAAAACGCGGGTACCGTCGAGTTCATTGTCGACAAGGATTACAACTTCTACTTCATCGAAGTGAACGCCAGAATTCAAGTGGAACATCCGGTCACAGAAATGGTGACCGGCATTGACCTGATCAAGCAACAGATTCTGGTCGCGTCCGGTGCAAAACTGCCGTTCGAACAGAAGGACATTCCGTGCAACGGTTCGGCGATTGAATTGCGAGTCAACGCGGAAGACCCGGACAACGATTTTCGAGGCAGCCCCGGAAAAATCACCAAGCTGCGTCAGCCGGGCGGGCTGGGCGTGAGATTCGATTCGCACGTTCACGAAGGCTACACAATCAGCCCGTATTATGACTCCATGATCGGCAAGCTGATTGTGCATAGACAAACTCGAGACGATGCGATTGCCACCATGAAACGCTGCCTGCGGGAATTTTCCGTAGAAGGTGTCAAAACAACTCTGCCACTCGCCGCCAAAATGTTCAATAACTCTGATTTTGTCGCCGGCACCGTGGATACAACGTTTGTGGAACGCACCTGGTAA
- the accB gene encoding acetyl-CoA carboxylase biotin carboxyl carrier protein, with product MAKPTEPDEGSFDLDQFRKMLQLMQKFGVTEASLRKGGESWKVRRGPRQVAAPEVAFAPQAAAAAAPAVPQETAPAPAAAPKGITIDAPTVGTFYSSPTPEEPVFVSVGSTVQPDTTVCIIEAMKVFNQIPAEKAGKIVEILVENGDAVEFGQPLFRIEPA from the coding sequence ATGGCCAAACCTACCGAACCGGATGAAGGCAGTTTCGATCTGGACCAGTTTCGTAAGATGCTGCAGCTAATGCAGAAGTTCGGCGTCACAGAAGCCAGCCTGCGGAAAGGCGGCGAATCGTGGAAAGTACGCCGCGGACCGCGTCAGGTGGCCGCCCCGGAAGTGGCGTTCGCTCCACAGGCAGCGGCGGCTGCTGCACCAGCCGTGCCGCAGGAGACGGCTCCGGCACCAGCGGCGGCTCCCAAAGGCATCACGATCGATGCGCCGACGGTTGGTACGTTTTATTCTTCTCCTACGCCGGAAGAACCCGTCTTCGTCAGCGTTGGCTCAACAGTTCAGCCGGACACGACCGTCTGCATTATTGAAGCCATGAAGGTCTTCAACCAGATTCCCGCTGAGAAGGCCGGCAAGATCGTGGAAATCCTTGTGGAAAACGGCGACGCGGTCGAATTTGGTCAGCCGCTGTTTCGCATTGAACCTGCGTAG
- a CDS encoding M24 family metallopeptidase: MATGPDYSARRSRLTRSFKSAGVDALLVTGLANVRYLTGFTGDSTWLYLSKSATVLISDTRYETQIANECDIVDVDIRDARKPMKVAVSEIVKKAKPKRLGFEPAHVTFGQHADLSEEITAAELVPTGGLTERLREVKDKWELQQIRDAVHMAERGIAVVRSGLTLDQTEQEIRYILEAAMRSFGATGPGFEPIVGVGPTAALPHAHAGDLSVSESPILLIDWGAETKSGYRSDLTRVFVTGKPSKQMEKVYNTVQEAQQAAIAAIKPGVKCVDVDTIARNIIADAGFGKRFGHGLGHGFGLEIHESVRMSPLTDQVFEPGMVVTVEPGIYLPGKFGVRIEDDILVTRDGHEVLSSVPREFDDAIVEFLA, from the coding sequence GTGGCAACTGGTCCTGATTATTCGGCTCGTCGTTCTCGCCTGACTCGTTCGTTTAAATCGGCTGGTGTCGACGCATTGCTGGTCACTGGTTTGGCGAACGTTCGTTATCTCACGGGCTTCACCGGTGATTCGACGTGGTTGTATCTCAGCAAGTCAGCCACCGTGCTGATCAGTGATACCCGGTACGAGACGCAGATCGCAAACGAATGTGACATCGTAGATGTTGACATCCGTGACGCGCGGAAGCCGATGAAGGTTGCCGTGAGCGAAATTGTGAAGAAAGCCAAGCCAAAGCGGCTCGGCTTCGAACCGGCTCATGTCACTTTCGGTCAACACGCTGACTTGTCGGAAGAGATTACCGCCGCTGAACTGGTTCCCACCGGCGGGCTGACCGAACGTTTGCGCGAAGTGAAGGACAAGTGGGAACTGCAGCAGATTCGAGATGCCGTCCACATGGCCGAACGAGGCATTGCCGTGGTCCGCAGCGGTCTGACACTGGATCAAACCGAACAGGAAATTCGCTACATTCTTGAAGCGGCCATGCGCAGCTTCGGAGCGACCGGGCCCGGCTTTGAACCGATCGTCGGTGTTGGCCCTACGGCCGCGTTGCCTCATGCACATGCGGGCGATTTAAGCGTGAGCGAATCCCCGATTCTGTTAATCGATTGGGGGGCCGAAACGAAATCCGGCTACCGCAGCGACCTGACTCGCGTGTTCGTCACCGGCAAGCCATCGAAGCAGATGGAAAAAGTGTACAACACAGTTCAGGAAGCTCAGCAAGCCGCAATTGCCGCGATTAAACCGGGGGTCAAGTGTGTCGATGTGGACACGATTGCTCGGAATATCATTGCTGACGCGGGCTTCGGAAAACGCTTTGGGCACGGCTTGGGCCATGGTTTTGGCCTGGAAATCCACGAATCCGTTCGAATGAGTCCCCTTACCGATCAGGTTTTCGAACCCGGCATGGTGGTGACGGTTGAGCCCGGGATTTATCTGCCCGGTAAGTTTGGCGTGCGTATCGAAGACGATATTCTGGTAACTCGTGACGGTCACGAAGTTTTGTCTTCCGTTCCTCGCGAATTCGACGATGCGATTGTCGAATTCCTTGCATAA
- a CDS encoding AAA domain-containing protein encodes MSIPNRPLRAAEHFANLRRWLDMEGEAERERLEERRKVQSSAQAERGGETLLDMIVSTHTSGLGGRYLITLKKRRSAERLPWHRFKVGSPIILSADGGKSGSSVQGVVSGRKSDSLEIAVDDWPEGERFRLDLSPDEVTRKRQLAAMQVAETATGRLGQLRDLFLYDREPSYRSGLESTKSESLNESQQAAVEFALSSEDLAIIHGPPGTGKTTTVVELIRQAVSNGERVLACAPSNTAVDNLLERLVNAGEPAVRLGHPARVLEVVRSHTLDALVAQHDAYAVIQEMYREAEQLDRKASRYTRGRPAPGQKYQQRQEARELRKHARMMERQAINEVIATARVVCATVSFDFSTLDDHEFDLLVIDEACQSVEPGCWVPLKYASKVVLAGDHCQLPPTILSKEAAREGYAVSLMQRLVEHYGDATTRQLTVQYRMHEQIMQFSSDTFYDGSLTAHESVRQHVLSDLPQVSGCDDSPVLFIDTAGAGWDEEQEPEGLSRLNPNEGRLVLDQVNALCEAGLSPADIAVIAPYAAQVRWLRQNAEFDQLEIDTVDGFQGREKEAVVMCTVRSNGKGEVGFLSDARRMNVALTRARRKLIVIGDSGTLGSDEFFTTLIGWFETVGAYRSVWEMTSEVES; translated from the coding sequence ATGTCCATACCGAACCGACCGTTACGCGCCGCCGAACACTTTGCCAATCTTCGCCGTTGGCTGGATATGGAAGGCGAGGCCGAGCGCGAGCGGCTGGAAGAGCGGCGCAAGGTGCAATCATCGGCTCAGGCGGAACGAGGTGGCGAAACGCTGCTGGATATGATCGTCAGCACGCACACGTCGGGGCTCGGCGGACGCTATCTGATCACGCTGAAAAAACGCCGATCAGCCGAACGCCTGCCTTGGCACCGCTTCAAAGTTGGCAGCCCGATTATTTTGTCCGCTGATGGTGGCAAATCAGGATCGTCGGTTCAGGGAGTTGTCAGCGGCCGAAAATCGGATTCGCTGGAAATCGCCGTCGACGACTGGCCGGAAGGTGAACGGTTCCGCCTGGACTTGTCGCCCGATGAGGTGACTCGCAAACGGCAACTGGCGGCCATGCAGGTTGCAGAAACAGCGACGGGTCGACTGGGGCAGCTTCGCGACTTATTTCTGTATGATCGCGAACCGTCTTATCGATCCGGGCTCGAATCGACGAAGTCCGAAAGCCTGAATGAATCCCAGCAGGCCGCTGTTGAGTTCGCTCTGTCTTCGGAAGACCTCGCCATCATTCACGGCCCGCCGGGCACGGGCAAGACGACCACCGTGGTGGAACTGATCCGCCAGGCGGTTTCGAACGGCGAACGAGTTCTCGCGTGTGCCCCCAGCAATACGGCGGTCGACAACCTGTTGGAACGGCTGGTCAACGCGGGCGAACCGGCCGTGCGTTTGGGGCATCCGGCGCGAGTTCTGGAAGTGGTGAGATCGCATACGCTGGACGCTCTGGTTGCGCAGCACGACGCGTATGCTGTGATTCAGGAAATGTATCGAGAGGCCGAGCAACTCGATCGCAAAGCCAGTCGCTACACGCGCGGCCGACCGGCTCCGGGGCAGAAGTATCAGCAGCGTCAGGAAGCTCGCGAACTGCGTAAGCACGCTCGAATGATGGAACGCCAGGCGATTAACGAAGTCATTGCAACGGCGCGAGTTGTCTGTGCGACGGTGAGTTTCGACTTCAGCACATTGGACGATCACGAGTTCGATCTTCTGGTCATCGACGAAGCATGCCAAAGCGTCGAACCCGGCTGCTGGGTGCCATTAAAATATGCGTCAAAGGTCGTGCTGGCGGGCGATCACTGTCAGTTGCCGCCAACGATTCTGTCGAAGGAGGCGGCTCGCGAAGGCTACGCCGTCAGCCTGATGCAGCGACTTGTGGAACACTACGGCGACGCGACGACTCGGCAATTAACAGTGCAGTACCGCATGCACGAACAGATCATGCAGTTTTCGTCCGACACGTTTTATGATGGCTCACTGACGGCTCATGAATCGGTGCGGCAACACGTGTTGAGCGACCTGCCGCAGGTGTCGGGCTGCGACGATTCGCCGGTGTTGTTCATCGATACGGCCGGAGCCGGCTGGGACGAAGAACAGGAACCGGAAGGCCTAAGTCGGCTCAATCCGAACGAAGGTCGCTTGGTGCTGGATCAGGTCAACGCCTTGTGTGAAGCGGGGCTGAGTCCCGCCGACATTGCCGTGATTGCTCCGTATGCGGCTCAGGTTCGCTGGCTGCGTCAAAATGCCGAATTTGATCAACTCGAAATCGACACCGTCGACGGATTTCAGGGCCGTGAAAAAGAAGCGGTCGTGATGTGTACCGTGCGTTCCAACGGCAAAGGTGAAGTCGGTTTTCTGTCGGATGCACGTCGCATGAATGTGGCTCTCACGCGAGCTCGCCGCAAGCTAATTGTGATCGGTGACAGCGGTACGCTTGGTTCGGACGAATTCTTCACGACACTGATCGGCTGGTTCGAAACAGTCGGCGCGTATCGGTCCGTTTGGGAGATGACGTCGGAGGTTGAATCGTGA
- a CDS encoding GNAT family N-acetyltransferase: MHEKNQIEIRSATVADYDALADVMFDAVRHGPSAYTEEQRQAWVPQPRRGVDWVERLSSQSIFVAANSSEVVGFMSLAEAGYIDFAYIRPSAQGTGVFRRLYESIEKLSQQNGETRLWVHASLMAQPAFAAMGFAIKKKEVVQIGEQSLDRFEMEKRIGIH, translated from the coding sequence ATGCACGAGAAAAATCAGATTGAAATACGGTCGGCCACTGTTGCCGACTACGACGCTTTGGCCGACGTCATGTTTGACGCGGTCCGGCACGGCCCCAGCGCTTACACGGAAGAACAGCGGCAAGCGTGGGTTCCTCAGCCTCGAAGGGGAGTCGATTGGGTCGAGCGTTTAAGCTCTCAGTCAATTTTCGTTGCCGCGAATTCCAGCGAAGTGGTCGGATTCATGAGTCTCGCCGAAGCTGGCTACATCGACTTCGCTTACATCCGGCCATCCGCACAGGGAACCGGAGTTTTTCGTCGCCTTTATGAATCCATTGAAAAGCTGTCGCAGCAGAACGGGGAAACGCGTCTCTGGGTTCACGCCAGCTTGATGGCTCAACCAGCCTTCGCCGCAATGGGCTTTGCAATTAAGAAGAAGGAAGTCGTTCAAATTGGCGAGCAGTCCCTTGATCGGTTTGAGATGGAGAAACGGATCGGAATTCACTGA
- a CDS encoding DUF3817 domain-containing protein, with protein MPAINQPFLNKLRTFSIIEGISTLVLFGIAMPLKYLAEMPLAVRIVGSIHGVLFVGLVFMLMAAVSRVPISKGLAITGILAAIVPFGPFIFDGKLKRIGNMAELSE; from the coding sequence GTGCCCGCCATCAATCAGCCATTCCTGAACAAACTTCGCACCTTCAGCATTATCGAAGGCATTTCGACGCTGGTCTTGTTCGGCATCGCGATGCCTCTGAAATATCTAGCCGAAATGCCGCTGGCCGTCCGCATTGTGGGTAGCATCCATGGAGTTCTGTTCGTGGGCCTGGTATTCATGCTGATGGCGGCGGTTTCGCGAGTCCCCATTTCGAAGGGCCTGGCAATCACCGGAATATTGGCAGCGATCGTGCCATTTGGGCCGTTTATCTTCGACGGCAAGCTGAAGCGAATCGGCAACATGGCGGAACTTTCGGAGTGA
- a CDS encoding ISAs1 family transposase, which produces MSTVELAVTQELTGNIVHYFDQLKDPRSNINRLHLLGDVIVIAICGVLANADGPSAIAEWARLNADGLQKHLALPHGIPKKDTYRRVLSLLKPNDFQACFVQWIESLEGLSDEQKEGYRKQIAIDGKALRRSHDKKNGLGALFIVSAWASDQGISLGQVATEEKSNEITAIPKLLNEINIDEAIITIDAAGCQKNIAQQIVSGNADYVLALKGNQPKLYEVVQKFFLDHLEDDFARCPVSRYEETEKGHGRQEQRIYYQATVPVDFDVGHKWAGLKTIGTAIRMYEQDGIHHSDVRYYISSLRRKGELFATTVRGHWAIENTLHWSLDMTYREDESRVRNRIFANNLSWLRRLTLSLIKKHPGKQSNVMKRRMAGWNIDYLMQILTGKTT; this is translated from the coding sequence ATGTCGACAGTTGAACTGGCGGTCACCCAGGAGCTGACAGGAAACATTGTTCATTACTTTGATCAATTGAAAGACCCGCGTTCCAACATCAATCGTCTGCATCTGCTTGGTGATGTGATTGTGATCGCCATTTGCGGAGTGCTGGCCAACGCCGACGGCCCCAGTGCGATTGCGGAATGGGCGCGACTGAATGCCGATGGCCTGCAGAAACACCTGGCACTTCCGCATGGCATTCCGAAAAAAGATACGTACCGGCGCGTCCTTTCTCTCCTGAAGCCGAACGACTTTCAAGCGTGCTTCGTGCAATGGATTGAATCGCTGGAAGGACTTTCCGACGAACAGAAAGAAGGCTACAGAAAACAGATTGCGATTGATGGCAAAGCACTCCGTCGATCACATGACAAAAAGAATGGGCTGGGTGCGTTGTTCATCGTGAGTGCGTGGGCTTCTGATCAGGGGATTTCTCTGGGACAGGTGGCGACGGAAGAGAAGTCGAACGAGATCACCGCGATCCCGAAATTACTGAACGAAATCAATATCGATGAGGCGATCATTACGATTGACGCAGCGGGTTGTCAAAAAAACATTGCGCAGCAGATCGTGTCTGGCAATGCAGACTATGTGTTAGCCCTGAAAGGCAACCAACCGAAACTCTATGAGGTCGTGCAGAAGTTTTTTCTCGATCACCTGGAGGATGACTTCGCTCGCTGTCCCGTCAGTCGCTATGAAGAAACAGAGAAGGGACACGGTCGGCAGGAACAGAGAATCTACTATCAGGCGACCGTGCCTGTCGATTTTGACGTGGGCCACAAATGGGCCGGACTCAAGACCATCGGAACGGCGATCCGAATGTACGAGCAGGACGGCATTCATCATTCTGACGTTCGCTACTACATCAGCAGTCTGCGTCGCAAAGGCGAGCTGTTCGCAACAACGGTTCGTGGTCACTGGGCCATAGAAAACACGCTGCACTGGAGTCTCGACATGACCTACCGCGAGGATGAGAGTCGAGTCCGAAACCGAATCTTCGCGAACAATTTGTCATGGCTCAGACGACTCACACTCAGCCTCATCAAGAAACATCCTGGCAAACAAAGCAACGTCATGAAAAGAAGAATGGCCGGATGGAACATTGACTATTTGATGCAAATCCTTACCGGCAAAACAACTTAG